The Arabidopsis thaliana chromosome 5, partial sequence genomic interval atttatgataataataataataataataataataataacaataataataataataataataataggatcatatatttacattaaaGTTCTgaaaatttcttgttttattattttatcgaATTTTGCCAATTTATTGGTTTGTTCGATTTAATCCCTTATAATTCATCATTTAACAATATCATCTTTTGATAGAGACAAATGAATATCTTTCAGTCCTATTTctctaaaatcatatattataatattatatcaattatatatatgtatatatatttatataaattaatttatgataataataatgatatgatcatatatttacataaattaGATACAATACGGTATTAATCCCTTATGATGAGAGAACGCTATGACGAAAAAAGGTTTTCCAAAAGTGAGACCAGAAGAAAGTGAATACAATTTATGAATAGTTGCACTACCACAATCAAGATTGTTTTCATCGTCGTGACGTAGGCAATTACTTTGGTGCATGATTTGAACATTTTCTTTGGAGGAGGAATCTTCATCTTTAGTTTCTTCGATTTCGAGAGAGAGAATAGAAGATTAAAGTCTCGGAGAAAAATGATGTGTTTGCGCAATTGGGGAAAAACAATTTGAgaaaaattagtaaataacATTCTTTTAAATGCGAAGTTATTACATGTGTGTCATCCACCAGATTTACGGTATTTTTTTAtccactttttatttttaaatgggatattttaataaatttttcaataaaatattaaattaaaataagtttattttaCGGACCGACAGGAAAGACAAGTTTGGTTATGATCATGCCTTGAAAAACTATTGCTCACTATCAACGGTTCTGTCTTGGTGATTGAAGACATAGACAGAACAGACATGGAGGAACTGAAGTAATCTATTATATCTTTGAATGGCTCCCtcttatttttacttatttgtAGTATTCCACTATTGTAGCGATTAATGATATCAGGAGACGAGATTATCTCTGGCTGGAGTTCTAAACTGTATTGATGGTATATGATCATCTTGTGGTGAAGAAAGGATCATAATCTTCATCACAAATAACAAGGATGATATAGATGATTCTCTCCTTAGACCTTGATGTATGGATCTCCATATATATTCACATGGGACATTGCTGTTTTGATGGATTATTCATAATGTTGGCGTATACCTACTTAGGCCTCTTTCATGACAATGATGCCCCACACCTGTCTCTACCCGGACCTCGAAGGCTTGGTGAGGAAGAatttaatatcaaataaaattgatgAAGTTGACAAAGACTTGTGACTAATGTACTTGAAGCAAGTTTTAGAAAGTTGTGCTGATTTTCCACAAACATCGATTTGTTGTTTACTAAAAACTTAAGAAAGTTATGTCATACTAACTTTGTCTTGTCGccatttaataaaattagattattcaaaattttcatgtgTAAAACAAATCTTCATCAGGTCTCCTCAATGTCGAGTGATTATCTTCCTTTACCTCTTCAAtttccttcatcatcttcctaCATTTCGTCCCCCAGACCTCTTCTTATTCCTCTTGCTCTATGGAACCCTGGCAGAACCATCACCAACCTCGATCTCGGGAGCCATTCGGGCATCACATTAGCATATTCGCTAGCAACTAGTTCCTCCTTGTCCTCAACTTGAGCCGGAGTCAACACTGCTAATTCAGCGTCAGCTATTGCCTCCTCTCCCTCTTTCAGTTTCTTCATCTTAGATTCATCATCACACTTCTTTGGCTCTAACCTCTTCCTCTTGAGAACCTTAACCAAACCCTCAAGCGCCGCATCAGCATCTTCATCCTTCATTAGTTCCTCAGCGACTTGAGCCGGAGTCAACACGTGTCCATCAATCAAATGCTTTATATCCGGACAGAGAGGGTGAGTATCATCATTTTCGTCAGACAGGCCTAAATAGTTAGACGCCAATGTCTTAAATCCCTGAAAACTACAATGTCCCATGTAAATGTGCATATCCATACGGCCTGGTCTGAGCAATGCCGGATCCAGCTTCTCCTTGTTGTTAGTCGTAAATATTATAATACGTTCGTTTCCACAACTTGACCATAACCCATCAATGCAATTTAAAAGTCCTGATAACGTCAATGGTTTTGATACCtattcacataaaaaaatgtttaagatCGGCTCATGTATTGTTTGTAcgaaaaataatgatataaaactcaaaactaaatCCATCGTGGAGACCAAACCTGGACAGCACCTAGCGGTTGGCTCGTTTCGGTTGGAGGTTGCAACCTTGTAGGCAAATCCACGGAGCAGTCTATATCTTCTATAAGAAGAATCGAGCTGTTATTAGTGGCAAGAAGCAAGCTTCGTAGATGGGCGTCTCCCTGAACGCTTGCGAGCTGGAGATCATAGATATCAAACTTGAGGTAGTTAGCCATAGCTGCCACTAGACTAGACTTCCCAGTCCCTGGTGGACCGTACAACAAGTAACCCCTCTTCCAAGCTTTCCCAACTCTTTTGTAGAAATCTTTTCTTCCGACGAACCGATCAAGATCTTCAATCATAGAACGCTTGAGATCGTCGTTCATAGCCATCGTGTCGAATGTTGAAGGGTGCTTGAAGTTCACGGATTGCCATGTTTGAGCCATGTGCGAGTAGCAATGCATTTTTAGGATTCTACGCTTGTTGTTGACTTCCTTTGCCTTGCTCTCCACGTAGGGTATATAGGAGTTCACGACCAAGTCTCTGTGTTTCTTGTCGAAGCTCAGCTCCAAAGATTCTCGTTGAATGTTTCCCTGATAGCTTTGTCCATACTCTTCAACCATAGTATTATTCTTGTTTCTAGCAAGAAACCTCCACTTGAGCTTAATGCCATTGTAGACATCGGAGACAACCTCTCCATCGCTAAGGTATAACTTGACTTTCTTCTCCGCAGGGTCTCTAGCCATAATTAGCCTGACAGAATTTGGACTTATCTTGGTGGAGAGATAAGCCTGAGCAGCTGCGTAAAGCTCGTCGGGAATATACATCGAGGACATTTGATCGATGGTAAGCGTGAGAGTCGATGAACGAGAGCCAGCGAAGGACTTGAGATAAGAGAAAACGAAGTTTTGAACTGGACGTGGAATAATTGTGTTAATCATTGGCTTGATTATCATGACGTATCCCATCATTGATGCGTAAGTAGAGAACATAGATGCAGGAGAAGGGATATCTCTAGAGAACACCATCGTTTTTGAGATTAGGTTTGGTCGCTCCTTTTCAAAGCTGTTGCGTCTGAGGCTTTAggttaaactaaattttatttatgtagaCAATTAAACGTATtgagattagggtttggtgTCTCTTTTTCAATGTTGTTGCGTCGGATCAGggcttttacttcttctttttttcggtaATTATCAGGgcttttagttaaaatttattttatttatatagttgtccttttatttcaaattcttttctttttctggttaAGTAGTTTATTTTCCCTTGcgataaaagaaataatatttcctttttatatacggtaaaatctctataattaaattatattctgGTATATATCTATTTGCAGTTGTAAATCTCTgactatttaaaatatattatttaattaccaaaaaaaatattatttattatagtagtgtaattgaaaaaatacaaattgaaacATAACCTTAAATATGAAGTAGAAAAAACATGTGAAGTAAAACCAAAGCTAGAactcaaaaactaaaactagaAAAACGATGTGAAGTACCAAATCTTATCGAAACCCCCATTTGTAAGATTCTCAAGTGAAAACATAGATTGTTCATGTCTCCTCAGTGTTGGATATTCTcttatcttcatcttcttagATTCATCATCACAATTCTCCGACTCTGACCTCTTTCTTTTGAGAACCTTAACCAAACCCTCAAGCGCCATATCAGCATCTTCATTTTTCATTAGTTCCTCGGCGACTTGAGCCGGAGTCAACACTTATCCATCAATCAAACGTTTGATGTCCGGGTAGAGACGGTGAGGGTCATCACTGTCGTGAGGCATGCCTAAGTAGTTAGATGCCAATATTTTAAATCCCTCAAAACTGCAATGTCCCAAGTAAATGTGCATATCCATACAGCCTGGTCTGAGCAATGCGGGATCGAGCACCTCCTTGTTATTAGTCGTGAATATTACTATGCGTTCATCTCCGCAACTAGACCATAACCCATCAATGCAGTTTAAAAGTCCTGATAATGTCAATGGTGTTGATCCCTATTCATACAAAACTTGTTTAGGATCCATgtacacaaaacaaattagataACATTAAACCATTGTGAAGACCAAACCTTGGGAGCACCAAGGGTCGTGGTTGCAGGTTGCAACCTTGTAGGCAAATCCACGGAACAATCTATATCTTCTACAAGAAGAATCGAGCTGTTATTAGTGGCGAGAAGCAAGCTTCGTAGTTGGGCGTCTCCCTGAACGTTTGCGAGCTGGAGATCATAGATATCAAACTTGAGGTAGTTAGCCATAGCTGCCACTAGACTAGACTTCCCGGTCCCTGGTGGCCCGTACAAAAAGTAACTCCTCTTCCAAGCTTTTCCAACTCTCTTGTagtaatcttttcttttgatgaacCGATCAAGATCTTCCATAACAGAACTCTTGAGTTTAGGCGTCATAGCCATTGTGTGGAATGTCGAAGGGTGCTCGAATTTGACAGATTGCCACCTAAGTGTATAGCTAGAGTAGGAGTGCATCTTGATGAttctcctctcttccttgaTCACCTTTGCTTTCCTCTCCACGTAAGCTATATAGGATTTCACCACCAagtctttgtgtttcttgtCGAAGCTTAGCTCGAAGCATTGCCAATTGACGATCGCTTCCTCTGTCTCTTCACCTACAACCgtggttttcttgtttctgccTTCTAAATACCGCCACTTGAGCTCAATGCCTTTATAGACATCGGAGACAACCTCTCCTTGGCTGAGGTGTAAGTTGACGTTCTTATTGTTAGGGTCTCTAGTCATCCTTAGCTTCGATGCATCGGGGCTTATCTTGCTTGAGAGATAAGCTTGAGCTGACAAAAAGAGCTCGTTTTTTCTTGGAAATCCCGTTCCTATCAGTCCCGTTGATCATGTCATTGATCACAAGCGTGAGAGTCGATGAACGAGAGCCGACGAAAGACTTGATGTAAGAGAAAACGAAGTTCTGTATCGGTCGTGGAATTATCGTGTGAATCATTGGTTTGATCATCATGATGTATCCCGCTAGTGACGCATAGGTAGAGAACATTGTTGCAGGAGAAGGGAGATCTTTAGAGAACACCATTGTTTTCGacttttagggtttggtttctcttttGGTAAATTGGGTTTATTATATAGAGATTTGTATTGGGAGAtaattctctctctttattcatctttttcatcatTTGGGCCACAAAGGCCAGCCCATTAGGCTAATAACGCAAAGTACGTATCAAGCTATTACGCAGTTTGGGATATTCATTAccacataaataaaagaagatatCAACACTTAAAGATTTTACTCTTCTCAAAAGTCTCTGTAACAAGGCAAGAGACTCTCCACTCTATatgctttattttttctttggttcttCCTTTATATAGGTAGAGTATAACATACTTGGTAGTTGGTAATGTACCTCCAAAGACTATCTCAATATATAGTTTCTTACtttaaggaaaaataaagttCCATATCTCTTAATGGGTCTTACAATGGTTCACAACCCtagaaaataaacatacaagaaatttcttttaaaaaacactTAAAGAGTTGTAATTAGCCTCTTATACgtctatttttgtttgcttcctCATAATCTTATTTGAACTAATTAATGGATTATGTCCAAAACAATACAAGCTTCTTAAATCTTTTGCTGTTCTTCCTCGGAGAACCCTCAGTATCACTCTTTAGTCTCATCTCCTCCATCTCCAGTCTACTCTCTTTCTGCTTCATCATCACCGGATTCGATTCCTTAGATTTTAGCCTCATTTTCTCTAAAACATTCACCAAACCCTCTAGCGCCACGTCAGCATCCTCACTCTTCATCAGCTCCTCTGCTACTTGTGCCGGCGTCATTACTTCCCCGTCAATCAAACGCTCAATCTCCGGAAATAGACGGTGTGGCATCGCAGCATCACTCAAACCCAAGTAGTTAGAAGCTAAAGTCTTGAATCCTTGAAAAGAGCAATGTCCCATGTAAATGTGCATATCCATACGTCCTGGTCTAAGCAATGCCGGGTCAAGCCTATCTTTATGGTTTGTTGTGAATATTATAATCCGCTCGTCTCCACAGCTTGACCATAGTCCGTCTATGAAATTCAGCAGCCCCGATAACGTCAATGGTCCCTAAACACACATTttcatagaaaacaaaaaaaaatacaattttaaatatactAAAATTCTCTATACTAATCAGAGTCAGTCTTGTTacactaaattaaaatttggttgatacggattttggtttggttcgatTTGGTAAATTTGGTTCAATTGGCCAatcctaaaccaaaaccaatcatAGTAGAAATCTAACCTGAGACTCGCCACGGTTCTTGCCTTCAACAGGCTGCTCAATTCTGTTGGGTAAATCCACTGCACAATCGATATCTTCTATGACAAGAATCGACCGGTTACGTGTAGCTAGTAAGAGCCTCCTTAGATCAGAGTCACGCATCACACTCGCAAGCTGAAGAtcataaacatcaaacttGAGGTAATTAGCCATGGCTGCAACAAGACTAGACTTCCCCGTACCCGGTGGACCGTACAACAAGTAACCCCTCTTCCAAGCTTTCCCTACTCTCTTGTAAAACTCTTTCCTTCTTATGAACCGATCAAGATCCTCGATGACGTCACGTTTGAGATCATCTTCCATAGCCATTGTCTCAAAGGTCGAAGGGTGTTCAAGAATAACTGATTCCCATCTAAGACTGTTGAGAGAATGCAGCATCAAGATTCTTCTCTCGTCTCTTATCTCTTTAGCTTTACTCTCGATGTAAGGCACATAAGAGTTCAATATCAAATCTTTATGTTTCTTGTCGAAACTCAGCTCGAAGTACTCGCTTTTACCGTCATCGTCCATACcacctcttcttcctcctcctcctcctcttcctcctacTCCTCCGCCGCCTCCTTTCTTGTCTCCACCGTCAGTAACAAACCTCCATACTAGCTGCACATCTTCGTACACATCGTTGACGATTTCTCCGTCGCTGAGATACAAGTTGACATGTTTATCCTTATGGCCTTTACTTATTCTGAGCCTGACTGCATCAGGACTGATCTTGGTGGAGAGATAAGTCTGAGCAGCTCGGTAGATCTCGTTGTTCATACCCATGTTGTCGTCATCGATGGTTAGCGTCAaagtggaggaagaagaacggAAGAAGAGAGACCGGAGAGTCCTGTAGATGAAATCTTGGAGGGGAGCTGGGATTAGCTCGTGAGCCATTGatcttatcatcatcatgtaACCCGCCATTGATGCGTAAGCTGTGAAAACCGAAGTAGGTGAAGGAAGATCCTTAGAGAAAAACATCGTaatatctctctgtttttgctctgttttctcaCTGTGTTATATGTAGATGGAGAGAGTGAAAGTGAGAGGTGAAAGagatatataaagaagaagagaagaacctTAAGGAAGAAGGTTTCATTTGGGGTTAGAAGACATTATTAGTCACACAATGTCTTAATACAatcttttgttgtctttattCAATggatgtgtttgttttttccacaatattattagaaaaatctGAGAATTGGAAaagaaataatagaaaaagtaagaaagaagacaaaagaaactcaTGGAAAATTTCCACGTCTCTTTCCACGAAGAGCATGTCCAttcattttccatttttatctAATATGAACAGTCTTATTTAATAGTTATTGCTTGACCAATGAAGACTCGAAAAACATTCATGTTTCCAACTTTTATATTATGCAGTTGTTGTGTggcaattttgttgttttgttctcttcgTCTTGATAACGTTGTAGAGATACTAACCCATTATTTAACCATTTGGATCAGTGACGTTTTTAGATacaagattttattttaactatGGTATTACTTGAAACGTTTATTGCTTgacagaaaaaacaaatggttttTGGATTATGTTTGTTGAAGTGGGAGATGACTTGTACAATACACACTTAACGTAAATAGCCATTATATATACTCAAAACTAGTTTTGCTTTTCTGAAACTCGATTACCAAAAGAACCCAAAATATTATTGTCTTTTAAATCATGTCCACAAGAACAGAACCTATTACACTGACACTATTgtctacaaaaccaaatttggaagTTTTAGTAGATGTGTTAATGTAAGTAAGTTCGGGTGTTACAGTCACTATTTATGGttagaaaataacttttaacTTTGGTATATCTATGAGATATTTGATGATTGACCATAAAAGaccaaaagcaaaaagatTCCGCTAGATTGTCGCGATGTGGCATGTGGGGGCTGAGGCAATTGCGTGTTGTGATTCAACAAGTGTAGAAAtgtgaaaaaggagaaagTACGTGTCAGAAGATCATTCGATGATTCGACTCATTAACCAAGAAAATAAGTGTACTATGAGTCATGGATTCATCGTTTCGTTCATTTTGGACCCTGGCgttattttaaatcaaaatgctttgctttaaacaaatattgaaaCCACTCAAACTCGCATCGTTCACCAATACTTCAAAACTGAATTTAACAATACATTTTAATCCAAATATAAAATACGTAGgtaagttttttgtttcttagtcAAAAAAACGTCTTAATCTTAAAAGCTGAAAtggaactcttttttttcttttcttaatgaTCAGTTGAATTCATCTTCTCATTTTCGAACTGCTTAACAAAAAATCGAGGAACCAATAGTACAAGATCTTCGAATTAATAATCTTGAATCTTATCCGAttacaattttgaaaatgctggaacttacaatatttttagttagttGAAGGACGGAATATACGGTTCCATAGTTTTGAACGAACattattaaacatttttttgtttgtcttttgacggttatatagattatttaattatttccTCGTTAACTTTTTCATTATGtacatttttcaaatatatatatatatatatatatttgcatttttttaCTAGTATCTCATTTCACAACGTCAGTATGAATATGATGGTCAAGGAAAGCACTTTATAAAGATGAGGATAGAAAATAGAGGAAACAAACTTTTACTTCTGCATGTATAATACTAAAGTTGccaaattcataaaaatattaaccaaaacatcagaaagcatttttttatgattaaacaaaaaagaaattggaaAAGAGCAAGCCGACTTAAAAAAAGCTGTcttagaaaattataaatttgttaatcaatctaccaataatattatattttcaatcaTCCTTTTCagttttgcttttaaaaagtggattgatgatgattcacGTATAGACTAGTAGCCAAAAATTGATAGCAACATACCAAAACACATAGGGTAGGTCATGTCAGTATGTCGCCACTCACTATCAAGCATCAAAGTGTTTGCACCAAACCGGTATAGGTGAACCAAAATGTCTAACCAATTCGTAAACCAATCAATGGAAACTTTCAAGTGGGCTAACAAACACACAACAGAAATACAACTCTCACTCAGTTAAGACACAACTCTCGTAGTTGGGATTGTAACTAAATTATTATGAGTTCCGTTTCAGAGCaaccaaaagaagatattCAGATCAGAACTGGAATTGCATCTCCGGAGAGTATCCCAGAGCTTCAAGGTTTGCAGCCATGGCCTTGTTCATTGGCGGTGGTCCGCATCTTAGGATCTGCAATTTAAACATGAACCATACTTAGATCGACACACCATCTTAAACCATATGCTCCTCACCAAAAATGAATTGTTTATCAATGTTACATTCTCTTGCAgtgttcttgattttgctTTGAAACACTGACACTCATCGATTATAGAATTTAGAAATTGTGATGATTGGTTATGTTCAAGATCAAGAACAGAGGAGGGTATACCTGAATATCAGATGCAGGTGCAGGGCAATGAGTCTGAATCATTTCCTTTGATACAAATCCAACACCACCATCCCATACTTCCGGAGGCTAATATTGTCATAGACGatatacaaaaacaacaagaacaaaaggtATCAGAAAGAGTTCTTTTTTTAGGTATTTACATTTGAGAAACGCAAAAAAAGTTGAATGTTGTGGCTAACCTGGTTCAAAACATAGAAGATTTTAAATTGTTCAGGGTAATTGGTAGTAAGACCCTCCAATTCttcctgaaaaaaaaaagtattgatTCACTTAACATTTAGTGTTTGAAATTAGTCTATGAAAACACAATACTTGTTCTCGACTCAAAAGAAACAGTAGGTGAAAGGCTTTTTACCTTCAAGAGAATGTCGTCGTATGTGACGTTGGCGTAAATGAGATGCACCTTTGTCTTGTCTGTTGGGTTTTCTAGAATTGCTCTGGCCACCTTCACAATTAAGAAATATAACGCgtttaaaacatatacattGGCTTCAAAAACGATATCAAACGCAAATGTATCAGACATACTTGGAACATGGGAGTGATGCCTGAACCTCCAGCAAGCATTCCAAATGCCCTAAACTGACCTGGTTGATACTTGAACCTACCCTGACAAGTAAAGggtaataaaacaaaaaaagttttgagattCAAAAAAAGTATAGAATAACAATGTTGCTTGTGTAAGATCAAGTAAGCAAGACATCTAACTTAAAGGTACCTTTGGTCCCTTTACGGCAAGATGGTCTCCAACACGCATCTCCCTGAAATGATGAGACATCCGTCCTTGCGGATACATCTATTTGGCAGCATTTTTCGATTGAATTAGGGAGAAGGAACACCCGAATTCAAAAACCAAGTCAAGTTGAGAAAATGTATTTAAGCATATACCTTAATGACAAGTTCGAAACGTCCAACGTCAGAGTCTAACGTAGTCGGGGTGTATGGCTTAATAACATCCTCTCCTTGACCATCCTTTCCCCTATTGAGAAAGTCACGATACTCATCACAACACATCCATGGAAACTCACTAATTGAATCTCAACACAAAACCTAACCTAAACTCTCTACAATAATGCATGTTCACAGCCATTTTGGATAGGTTTCAGAATCTAGCAACTGGCAGGAGTGGCGATTGGCGAACAAAACACAGAGAGGATAATAAGAAGTACGAGGACCAAACCTGCAACTGATGTGTTGTCCAATGGGAAGACCCAACACAGAAGTAGAAGTTGGGAGTTCAAAAACGAACTTGGCCA includes:
- a CDS encoding P-loop containing nucleoside triphosphate hydrolases superfamily protein (P-loop containing nucleoside triphosphate hydrolases superfamily protein; FUNCTIONS IN: ATP binding; LOCATED IN: plasma membrane; EXPRESSED IN: 23 plant structures; EXPRESSED DURING: 13 growth stages; CONTAINS InterPro DOMAIN/s: ATPase, AAA-type, core (InterPro:IPR003959); BEST Arabidopsis thaliana protein match is: P-loop containing nucleoside triphosphate hydrolases superfamily protein (TAIR:AT5G17740.1); Has 30201 Blast hits to 17322 proteins in 780 species: Archae - 12; Bacteria - 1396; Metazoa - 17338; Fungi - 3422; Plants - 5037; Viruses - 0; Other Eukaryotes - 2996 (source: NCBI BLink).); its protein translation is MFFSKDLPSPTSVFTAYASMAGYMMMIRSMAHELIPAPLQDFIYRTLRSLFFRSSSSTLTLTIDDDNMGMNNEIYRAAQTYLSTKISPDAVRLRISKGHKDKHVNLYLSDGEIVNDVYEDVQLVWRFVTDGGDKKGGGGGVGGRGGGGGRRGGMDDDGKSEYFELSFDKKHKDLILNSYVPYIESKAKEIRDERRILMLHSLNSLRWESVILEHPSTFETMAMEDDLKRDVIEDLDRFIRRKEFYKRVGKAWKRGYLLYGPPGTGKSSLVAAMANYLKFDVYDLQLASVMRDSDLRRLLLATRNRSILVIEDIDCAVDLPNRIEQPVEGKNRGESQVRFLL
- the CBR gene encoding NADH:cytochrome B5 reductase 1 (NADH:cytochrome B5 reductase 1 (CBR); FUNCTIONS IN: cytochrome-b5 reductase activity; INVOLVED IN: electron transport chain; LOCATED IN: endoplasmic reticulum, plasma membrane, plant-type cell wall; EXPRESSED IN: 25 plant structures; EXPRESSED DURING: 15 growth stages; CONTAINS InterPro DOMAIN/s: Oxidoreductase FAD/NAD(P)-binding (InterPro:IPR001433), Ferredoxin reductase-type FAD-binding domain (InterPro:IPR017927), Oxidoreductase, FAD-binding domain (InterPro:IPR008333), Riboflavin synthase-like beta-barrel (InterPro:IPR017938), Flavoprotein pyridine nucleotide cytochrome reductase (InterPro:IPR001709), NADH:cytochrome b5 reductase (CBR) (InterPro:IPR001834); BEST Arabidopsis thaliana protein match is: FAD/NAD(P)-binding oxidoreductase (TAIR:AT5G20080.1); Has 1807 Blast hits to 1807 proteins in 277 species: Archae - 0; Bacteria - 0; Metazoa - 736; Fungi - 347; Plants - 385; Viruses - 0; Other Eukaryotes - 339 (source: NCBI BLink).), with the protein product MDTEFLRTLDRQILLGVFVAFVAVGAGAAYFLTSSKKRRVCLDPENFKEFKLVKRHQLSHNVAKFVFELPTSTSVLGLPIGQHISCRGKDGQGEDVIKPYTPTTLDSDVGRFELVIKMYPQGRMSHHFREMRVGDHLAVKGPKGRFKYQPGQFRAFGMLAGGSGITPMFQVARAILENPTDKTKVHLIYANVTYDDILLKEELEGLTTNYPEQFKIFYVLNQPPEVWDGGVGFVSKEMIQTHCPAPASDIQILRCGPPPMNKAMAANLEALGYSPEMQFQF